A window of Cloacibacillus sp. An23 genomic DNA:
GGCCGTGCCTCTTATCTGCGCGGAGTCTGTATTCGGCAAAAAAACTAGAATGGCCAACGCAGGCGGCTTTAAAGCGCTCTTCGGAGAAAAGTACGCATGGCTCGGGCTGCTCGTCGCGCTCGTATGCACGCTGATAGGCTGCTATTATGTCTCTGTGTTCGGCTGGGTCATGAAGTACCTTGTACTCATAATCACCGGCTTTCTCGAGGAAGTCCGCAGCGGCGGGATAGAATTCGCGCAGAACTACTTCAACGCTTTCGCCGCTACGCCTCCGAGCTACGAGGCGTGGTGCTGGTTCGTTCTCGCCATCGTCATAACTGCGCTGATCATCTTCCGCGGTATTCAGGGCGGCATCGAAAAGGCGAACAATATTCTCATACCGTCTATTTTCCTGTTCCTCGCGATACTTCTGGTGCGCGTACTGATGCTTCCGGACGCGTGGAAAGGGCTCGCGTATATGTTCAACATAGACGCGAAAGATTTCTTATCCCCCAAGATATGGCTCGCCGCGTTCACTCAGGCGGCTTGGACGACTGGAGCCGGCTGGGGGATGTTCCACGTTTATTTCGTGTATTCATCGAAGGATGAGGATATCGAGCTTAACACTCTGACGGTCACGTCAGGCAACCTGGTGGCGTGCCTGTTGGCCGGCATGGTCGTGCTCTGCGCCGTCTACGCCCTAGCGCCTGATCCCGACCTTGTTATGAAATCGGGACAAAACGGGCTGACCTTCGTACATCTGACGAATCTGTTCGCCAATACCGCAGGCGGCTTCTTCCTAGCCATAGTATTCTTCCTGGCCCTCTTCGCGGCGGCGCTGTCCACGGTGCTCGGCCTGTTCGAGATCGGAGTAAGGAATCTTATAGACATGGGGTTTTCGCGCACCAAGGCGACTCTCAGCGTGTCCGTGTTCTTCTTCGTGGTCGGCTCGTTTTCGGCTCTCGACATGAGGATATTCGACAATCAGGACTTTACGTGGGGCGTCGCGCTTCTAGGCGC
This region includes:
- a CDS encoding sodium-dependent transporter, producing the protein MAEIKKSGEQFSNRWAMLCTILGMVIGTGVIWRFPREVVANNGGAFIILTFVATFIWAVPLICAESVFGKKTRMANAGGFKALFGEKYAWLGLLVALVCTLIGCYYVSVFGWVMKYLVLIITGFLEEVRSGGIEFAQNYFNAFAATPPSYEAWCWFVLAIVITALIIFRGIQGGIEKANNILIPSIFLFLAILLVRVLMLPDAWKGLAYMFNIDAKDFLSPKIWLAAFTQAAWTTGAGWGMFHVYFVYSSKDEDIELNTLTVTSGNLVACLLAGMVVLCAVYALAPDPDLVMKSGQNGLTFVHLTNLFANTAGGFFLAIVFFLALFAAALSTVLGLFEIGVRNLIDMGFSRTKATLSVSVFFFVVGSFSALDMRIFDNQDFTWGVALLGAGLIYSLAAIKYGTERLWYEDIMPCSNVKIKWLWTIIKFIPFEFVFIWGWWVFQAASWYPGEWYKFWPIIKYPFTPGTMVFEWAVVTLVCIALNSIVAKRLIHSNMIE